A part of Aegilops tauschii subsp. strangulata cultivar AL8/78 chromosome 2, Aet v6.0, whole genome shotgun sequence genomic DNA contains:
- the LOC109785323 gene encoding uncharacterized protein, with amino-acid sequence MEDHGAGCHPLLHGHLQPAHPALAYGPWDPPLVPFDDGNHHHQQQLECFSTASELRDALLRALAELDAARGAHREELRRVEHEAARLVACAAAERDELRRHCHSLLLLLHHHTAAQPPPQSVPDPPLHGVLGLGGGGAGAMAVAMDEAATSEEEAEVEMALARRLPEKGRLVEAVVSAGPLLQTLLLAGPLPRWRHPPPPASADVIPPFNPGRPDGNYSLSSASASASSSPESNCSGGNAPPAAAQPQHALPCFHMSSSSFCM; translated from the coding sequence ATGGAGGACCACGGCGCCGGCTGCCACCCCTTGCTCCACGGCCACCTccagccggcccaccccgcgcttGCCTACGGCCCGTGGGACCCGCCCCTCGTCCCCTTCGACGACGGcaaccaccaccaccagcagcaGCTGGAGTGCTTCTCGACGGCGTCGGAGCTGCGGGACGCGCTGCTGCGCGCGCTGGCCgagctggacgcggcgcgggGCGCGCACCGGGAGGAGCTCCGGCGCGTGGAGCACGAGGCGGCGCGGCTCGTGGCGTGCGCGGCCGCCGAGCGCGACGAGCTCCGGCGCCACTGCcactccctcctcctcctgctccacCACCACACCGCCGCCCAGCCGCCGCCGCAGAGCGTGCCCGACCCGCCGCTCCACGGCGTCCTGGggctgggaggaggaggagcgggcgCCATGGCCGTGGCCATGGACGAGGCCgccacgtcggaggaggaggccgaggtggAGATGGCGCTGGCGCGGCGGCTGCCGGAGAAGGGGCGGCTGGTGGAGGCGGTGGTGTCGGCGGGCCCGCTCCTGCAGACCCTGCTCCTGGCCGGCCCGCTCCCGCGCTGGCGCCACCCGCCCCCGCCCGCCTCGGCCGACGTCATACCGCCCTTCAACCCCGGCCGCCCCGACGGCAACTACTCCCTCTCGTCCGCGTCCGCGTCCGCGTCGTCGTCGCCGGAGAGCAACTGCAGCGGCGGGAACGCCCCGCCGGCGGCAGCTCAGCCGCAGCACGCGCTCCCCTGCTTCCACATGAGCTCCTCCTCCTTCTGCATGTAG
- the LOC109785324 gene encoding meiosis-specific protein PAIR3 isoform X1, producing the protein MTEIKLPNIQKATSSDHWSLASNQYPSGKFPKVSIGILHTRSSSAAAAAAPAFERNLSQRTDGRSRPPKADNASLRVSQEAANHGGSATEAPEAAHVRVSLSQPDDHAREQTGTFSFGTRKEQGSQLDQLQKTSFVNSQGKRQVESADKTKSNSEVLRMKLRGILGTSQTKQAVASPNPEDIETPDQPKSLATNGPSSGIKKVYTSRFPDIIKTPDLLNCQTATYAKSKPSSDPIESDSDTPQVVEVRPVTRTLGRKKAPAASKKQDKNQSAKKPLSTSRSAPKQKTLDNVFVFDEKCTPKTVGKSANGNSRCLRNLRSSNRKAKVELKKVHCSDKISDKITQDAREGQLSSRNAASENKGEKTTSFSSLSRTGKTAESHSRSPTREKRLNGMAKVGLQKMQLSEKLLPTTLNEGEDKVSSQNISSKSKENYSSLLHQKENSNLSKASDRSPQAHKPAGNTFNLPPSGAASPSPEPKMYPWGNEASPQINGKPSGAASPSPEPKMYPWDNEASPQINGKPSGAASPSPEAKKYLWENEASPQINGKLGEKFASPLADRFRDMGDDFASPTFATNVNGYHTRSKVLHDDTYSPKYPKSVNRSRSSSFASDPGSEPLDGMDKTYELPKSESPNSSEERENKKQPYLSPILPTEDEMAQTSIPSFGKGYRTRKWLSDVDSPDKSPPENLDRKSHLKEGKRSKRRLPSPVPFATSGTQETIMSDKEPVQCPDDYLNRAFDELLLVLGRFQTKIKSETRNRSSEILAGTGEIIRQHLEGVEVQMQDDVDKLVNAGKSKRKRLNSTFEEQQEQLRVLHEKFKEEVNQQLLGCKNSLEEFEAYHAELKAVAEKQKASHKKLLQHAESRVGSQLNDAEIKIAKVQKRARKKMNGLKHVLKELITDTAD; encoded by the exons ATGACGGAGATCAAGCTGCCGAATATCCAGAAA GCTACATCAAGTGATCACTGGAGTTTGGCCAGCAACCAGTATCCATCTGGTAAATTTCCTAAGGTATCAATTGGCATACTTCATACAAGGTCAagttctgctgctgctgctgctgcccctGCATTCGAGAGGAACCTGTCTCAGAGAACTGATGGAAGATCTAGACCCCCGAAGGCGGATAATGCTTCACTCCGGGTCTCACAAGAAGCTGCAAACCATGGTGGATCTGCTACAGAGGCACCTGAAGCTGCCCATGTTAGGGTTTCTCTGTCACAACCTGATGACCATGCACGTGAGCAAACCGGAACCTTTTCCTTTGGAACAAGAAAAGAACAAGGCAGCCAGCTTGACCAACTGCAGAAGACATCCTTCGTCAATTCACAAGGAAAGCGCCAAGTGGAATCTGCAGATAAGACCAAGTCCAACAGCGAAGTGCTCAGGATGAAGCTGCGGGGGATCCTTGGTACATCACAAACCAAGCAGGCTGTTGCTTCACCAAACCCTGAAGACATTGAGACACCTGACCAACCTAAAAGTCTAGCAACCAATGGACCATCTTCAGGGATCAAGAAGGTTTACACGTCACGTTTTCCTGATATTATCAAGACACCTGATCTGCTCAACTGTCAAACAGCTACCTATGCAAAGAGCAAACCATCCTCTGATCCAATTGAGTCAGATTCTGATACTCCACAAGTAGTTGAAGTGAGGCCTGTTACTCGCACCTTGGGTCGCAAGAAAGCACCAGCAGCCTCCAAGAAGCAGGATAAGAACCAGAGTGCAAAGAAACCATTGTCTACTTCACGTTCTGCACCCAAACAGAAAACACTGGACAATGTCTTTGTTTTTGATGAGAAATGCACACCCAAAACCGTGGGGAAATCTGCAAATGGTAACTCTCGCTGCTTGAGAAATCTTAGAAGCTCAAATAGGAAGGCTAAAGTAGAGCTTAAGAAGGTCCATTGTTCTGACAAGATTTCTGACAAGATCACACAGGATGCTAGGGAAGGACAGCTATCTTCTAGAAATGCAGCATCAGAGAATAAGGGAGAGAAAACCACCTCCTTTTCTTCATTGTCCCGAACTGGAAAAACTGCTGAGAGCCATTCTAGAAGCCCTACAAGGGAGAAACGGCTGAATGGAATGGCTAAAGTTGGGCTTCAGAAGATGCAGTTGTCAGAGAAGTTGCTGCCCACGACACTGAATGAGGGTGAAGATAAGGTCTCTTCGCAGAATATTTCATCAAAAAGCAAGGAAAATTATTCTTCATTGCTGCACCAGAAGGAGAATTCTAATTTGAGCAAAGCTTCAGACAGAAGCCCTCAGGCACATAAACCAGCGGGGAATACTTTTAACTTGCCACCATCTGGCGCTGCTAGTCCATCACCTGAACCGAAAATGTATCCATGGGGCAACGAGGCAAGTCCCCAGATAAATGGTAAACCATCTGGCGCTGCTAGTCCATCACCTGAACCGAAAATGTACCCATGGGACAATGAGGCAAGTCCCCAGATAAATGGCAAACCATCTGGCGCTGCTAGTCCATCACCTGAAGCGAAAAAGTACCTATGGGAGAACGAGGCAAGCCCCCAGATAAATGGTAAACTGGGAGAGAAGTTTGCCAGTCCATTGGCAGACAGATTCAGAGACATGGGAGATGACTTTGCAAGTCCTACTTTTGCAACTAATGTAAATGGCTACCACACTAGAAGTAAAGTGCTACATGATGACACATACAGCCCCAAGTATCCAAAAAGTGTGAACAGGTCAAGATCAAGTTCCTTTGCTTCTGATCCAGGGTCTGAGCCATTG GACGGGATGGATAAAACCTATGAGTTACCTAAAAGTGAATCTCCTAATTCTTCAGAAGAAAGAGAGAACAAAAAGCAACCATATCTTTCACCCATTTTGCCAACTGAAGATGAAATGGCTCAAACTTCTATTCCAAGTTTTGGGAAAG GATATAGAACTCGCAAATGGCTTTCAGATGTAGACAGTCCTGATAAATCTCCTCCAGAAAATCTGGATAGGAAATCACATCTAAAAGAGGGTAAAAGAAGCAAACGGCGCTTACCTTCGCCTGTTCCTTTTGCCACTTCTG GAACACAAGAAACTATAATGTCAGACAAAGAACCCGTGCAATGCCCAGATGACTACCTAAACAG GGCTTTTGATGAGTTACTGCTGGTGCTGGGAAGGTTTCAAACCAAGATCAAGTCTGAAACAAGAAATAGAAGTTCTGAGATACTGGCAGGTACTGGAGAGATAATTCGCCAGCACCTCGAGGGAGTTGAGGTGCAGATGCAGGATGATGT GGATAAGCTGGTCAATGCAGGAAAATCTAAAAGGAAGCGACTAAACTCAACATTTGAAG AGCAACAAGAACAGTTACGGGTTCTTCATGAGAAGTTTAAGGAGGAGGTTAACCAGCAGTTGCTTGGTTGCAAGAACTCTCTCGAGGAATTTGAAGCCTATCATGCAGAACTTAAGGCAGTAGCTGAGAAGCAAA AAGCATCACACAAGAAGCTCCTCCAACATGCCGAGAGCAGAGTTGGTTCTCAGCTCAACGATGCCGAAATCAAAATCGCGAAGGTTCAGAAG AGAGCCCGGAAGAAGATGAATGGCCTGAAACATGTGCTCAAGGAGCTCATCACCGACACCGCAGATTGA
- the LOC109785324 gene encoding meiosis-specific protein PAIR3 isoform X2, with product MTEIKLPNIQKATSSDHWSLASNQYPSGKFPKVSIGILHTRSSSAAAAAAPAFERNLSQRTDGRSRPPKADNASLRVSQEAANHGGSATEAPEAAHVRVSLSQPDDHAREQTGTFSFGTRKEQGSQLDQLQKTSFVNSQGKRQVESADKTKSNSEVLRMKLRGILGTSQTKQAVASPNPEDIETPDQPKSLATNGPSSGIKKVYTSRFPDIIKTPDLLNCQTATYAKSKPSSDPIESDSDTPQVVEVRPVTRTLGRKKAPAASKKQDKNQSAKKPLSTSRSAPKQKTLDNVFVFDEKCTPKTVGKSANGNSRCLRNLRSSNRKAKVELKKVHCSDKISDKITQDAREGQLSSRNAASENKGEKTTSFSSLSRTGKTAESHSRSPTREKRLNGMAKVGLQKMQLSEKLLPTTLNEGEDKVSSQNISSKSKENYSSLLHQKENSNLSKASDRSPQAHKPAGNTFNLPPSGAASPSPEPKMYPWGNEASPQINGKPSGAASPSPEPKMYPWDNEASPQINGKPSGAASPSPEAKKYLWENEASPQINGKLGEKFASPLADRFRDMGDDFASPTFATNVNGYHTRSKVLHDDTYSPKYPKSVNRSRSSSFASDPGSEPLDGMDKTYELPKSESPNSSEERENKKQPYLSPILPTEDEMAQTSIPSFGKGYRTRKWLSDVDSPDKSPPENLDRKSHLKEGTQETIMSDKEPVQCPDDYLNRAFDELLLVLGRFQTKIKSETRNRSSEILAGTGEIIRQHLEGVEVQMQDDVDKLVNAGKSKRKRLNSTFEEQQEQLRVLHEKFKEEVNQQLLGCKNSLEEFEAYHAELKAVAEKQKASHKKLLQHAESRVGSQLNDAEIKIAKVQKRARKKMNGLKHVLKELITDTAD from the exons ATGACGGAGATCAAGCTGCCGAATATCCAGAAA GCTACATCAAGTGATCACTGGAGTTTGGCCAGCAACCAGTATCCATCTGGTAAATTTCCTAAGGTATCAATTGGCATACTTCATACAAGGTCAagttctgctgctgctgctgctgcccctGCATTCGAGAGGAACCTGTCTCAGAGAACTGATGGAAGATCTAGACCCCCGAAGGCGGATAATGCTTCACTCCGGGTCTCACAAGAAGCTGCAAACCATGGTGGATCTGCTACAGAGGCACCTGAAGCTGCCCATGTTAGGGTTTCTCTGTCACAACCTGATGACCATGCACGTGAGCAAACCGGAACCTTTTCCTTTGGAACAAGAAAAGAACAAGGCAGCCAGCTTGACCAACTGCAGAAGACATCCTTCGTCAATTCACAAGGAAAGCGCCAAGTGGAATCTGCAGATAAGACCAAGTCCAACAGCGAAGTGCTCAGGATGAAGCTGCGGGGGATCCTTGGTACATCACAAACCAAGCAGGCTGTTGCTTCACCAAACCCTGAAGACATTGAGACACCTGACCAACCTAAAAGTCTAGCAACCAATGGACCATCTTCAGGGATCAAGAAGGTTTACACGTCACGTTTTCCTGATATTATCAAGACACCTGATCTGCTCAACTGTCAAACAGCTACCTATGCAAAGAGCAAACCATCCTCTGATCCAATTGAGTCAGATTCTGATACTCCACAAGTAGTTGAAGTGAGGCCTGTTACTCGCACCTTGGGTCGCAAGAAAGCACCAGCAGCCTCCAAGAAGCAGGATAAGAACCAGAGTGCAAAGAAACCATTGTCTACTTCACGTTCTGCACCCAAACAGAAAACACTGGACAATGTCTTTGTTTTTGATGAGAAATGCACACCCAAAACCGTGGGGAAATCTGCAAATGGTAACTCTCGCTGCTTGAGAAATCTTAGAAGCTCAAATAGGAAGGCTAAAGTAGAGCTTAAGAAGGTCCATTGTTCTGACAAGATTTCTGACAAGATCACACAGGATGCTAGGGAAGGACAGCTATCTTCTAGAAATGCAGCATCAGAGAATAAGGGAGAGAAAACCACCTCCTTTTCTTCATTGTCCCGAACTGGAAAAACTGCTGAGAGCCATTCTAGAAGCCCTACAAGGGAGAAACGGCTGAATGGAATGGCTAAAGTTGGGCTTCAGAAGATGCAGTTGTCAGAGAAGTTGCTGCCCACGACACTGAATGAGGGTGAAGATAAGGTCTCTTCGCAGAATATTTCATCAAAAAGCAAGGAAAATTATTCTTCATTGCTGCACCAGAAGGAGAATTCTAATTTGAGCAAAGCTTCAGACAGAAGCCCTCAGGCACATAAACCAGCGGGGAATACTTTTAACTTGCCACCATCTGGCGCTGCTAGTCCATCACCTGAACCGAAAATGTATCCATGGGGCAACGAGGCAAGTCCCCAGATAAATGGTAAACCATCTGGCGCTGCTAGTCCATCACCTGAACCGAAAATGTACCCATGGGACAATGAGGCAAGTCCCCAGATAAATGGCAAACCATCTGGCGCTGCTAGTCCATCACCTGAAGCGAAAAAGTACCTATGGGAGAACGAGGCAAGCCCCCAGATAAATGGTAAACTGGGAGAGAAGTTTGCCAGTCCATTGGCAGACAGATTCAGAGACATGGGAGATGACTTTGCAAGTCCTACTTTTGCAACTAATGTAAATGGCTACCACACTAGAAGTAAAGTGCTACATGATGACACATACAGCCCCAAGTATCCAAAAAGTGTGAACAGGTCAAGATCAAGTTCCTTTGCTTCTGATCCAGGGTCTGAGCCATTG GACGGGATGGATAAAACCTATGAGTTACCTAAAAGTGAATCTCCTAATTCTTCAGAAGAAAGAGAGAACAAAAAGCAACCATATCTTTCACCCATTTTGCCAACTGAAGATGAAATGGCTCAAACTTCTATTCCAAGTTTTGGGAAAG GATATAGAACTCGCAAATGGCTTTCAGATGTAGACAGTCCTGATAAATCTCCTCCAGAAAATCTGGATAGGAAATCACATCTAAAAGAGG GAACACAAGAAACTATAATGTCAGACAAAGAACCCGTGCAATGCCCAGATGACTACCTAAACAG GGCTTTTGATGAGTTACTGCTGGTGCTGGGAAGGTTTCAAACCAAGATCAAGTCTGAAACAAGAAATAGAAGTTCTGAGATACTGGCAGGTACTGGAGAGATAATTCGCCAGCACCTCGAGGGAGTTGAGGTGCAGATGCAGGATGATGT GGATAAGCTGGTCAATGCAGGAAAATCTAAAAGGAAGCGACTAAACTCAACATTTGAAG AGCAACAAGAACAGTTACGGGTTCTTCATGAGAAGTTTAAGGAGGAGGTTAACCAGCAGTTGCTTGGTTGCAAGAACTCTCTCGAGGAATTTGAAGCCTATCATGCAGAACTTAAGGCAGTAGCTGAGAAGCAAA AAGCATCACACAAGAAGCTCCTCCAACATGCCGAGAGCAGAGTTGGTTCTCAGCTCAACGATGCCGAAATCAAAATCGCGAAGGTTCAGAAG AGAGCCCGGAAGAAGATGAATGGCCTGAAACATGTGCTCAAGGAGCTCATCACCGACACCGCAGATTGA
- the LOC120974836 gene encoding uncharacterized protein, with translation MGVRLFSKEDVLLYVKEGKISSCDINGQCDTNSRDNILAEVEFNPSELPHGWVKELEYRKTLERTRKDQHESFRKRLMKNVMTNTSQASPSIPRRLKIGKNINLNERNFSVYGDNNTSTNLYSPDENQKIKKKSMKANGKEAYSSKTIRRPTGRPSEVVTQTDGDIYVE, from the exons ATGGGAGTACGATTGTTTTCTAAAGAAGATGTACTACTCTATGTTAAGGAAGGGAAGATCTCCAGTTGTGATATTAATGGACAATGCGACACAAACTCTCGAGATAAT ATCCTTGCAGAAGTGGAGTTCAACCCATCTGAGCTGCCACATGGCTGGGTGAAGGAATTGGAATACAGAAAAACATTGGAACGAACAAGGAAAGACCAG CATGAGAGTTTCCGCAAAAGGCTTATGAAAAATGTGATGACTAATACATCTCAAGCAAGTCCGTCGATACCTAGAAGATTAAAAATTGGGAAAAATATAAATCTCAATGAGCGAAATTTTAGTGTTT ATGGGGACAACAACACCTCTACAAACTTATATTCACCAGATGAGAACCAAAAAATCAAGAAGAAAAGCATGAAGGCTAATGGGAAAGAAGCATACTCCTCCAAAACTATAAGGCGTCCAACAGGGAGGCCATCTGAAGTAGTGACGCAAACTGATGGAGACATATATGTGGAATAA